TCACAGATTTCCAGCGCTTGTTCACCGGTATCCGGCTGAGAACACAGCAGGTTATCGATATCAACGCCAAGCTTACGGGCATAGACCGGGTCCAGTGCGTGTTCTGCATCGATAAATGCACAGGTTTTACCTTCACGCTGCGCAGCGGCAATAACCTGCAGGGTCAGCGTTGTTTTACCGGAGGATTCAGGCCCGTAGATTTCGACGATACGGCCCATTGGCAAACCGCCCGCGCCCAATGCGATATCCAGAGAAAGCGAACCGGTGGAGATAGTTTCCACATCCATGGAACGGTCTTCACCCAGGCGCATGATGGAGCCTTTACCGAATTGCTTTTCGATCTGACCCAGCGCTGCCGCCAACGCTTTCTGTTTGTTTTCGTCGATAGCCATTAATTACTCCTGTCATGCCGCTTTCGGGTTAAACCGCGAAACGTGATAGATAATGTTCTGTTGAGGCAATTATACTGTATGCTCATACAGTATCAAGTATTTTGTAGAAATTGTTGCCACAGGGTTTGTAACGCGTAGGCGGTTGCCTGCCGACGGACCGCATCGCGATCGCCGCTAAAGCATTCCCGGCGGGTAATCCCCTCGCCGCTCGCGCTGGCAAAGGCAAACCATACCGTTCCCACAGGTTTTTCTTCGCTACCGCCATCCGGCCCCGCAATACCGCTTATCGAAACAGCAAAATGCGCACGGGCGGCTTTTAACGCGCCTATCGCCATCTCCACCACCACAGGCTCACTCACCGCGCCATGTTGGGCCAGCGTCTCTTCGCGCACGCCAATCATCTGCGCTTTGGCTTCATTGCTGTAGGTCACAAACCCACGTTCAAACCAGGCGGAGCTTCCGGCAATATCCGTAATCGCTTTGGCTACCCAGCCGCCGGTGCAGGATTCCGCCGTCGTCACGGTTGCCCCGCGCGCTTTCAGCGCCAGGCCAACCTGCTCGCTTAACTGCATCAGTTCACTGTCGGTCATTTCAGCCTCTGTCAGTTAAAAAAATATGCCGGACAAGATAGCACTTTCATGACCAATGTGGGGATGGGGAGAACGTTTTACGAGGGGGATTCCAAAAATTGCTCCGTTGCACAAATAAGACCTGCCGGATGGCGATGCCAGGACATCTTATCCGGCCTACCAGAGATATCTTCCGGTAGGCCGGTGGAGCGATTACTGTACGCGCGCCAGCGCCACCGCCTGACCTAACTGCCAGACTGCCATCGCGTAATGCGTGCTGTGGTTATAGCGGGTAATCGTGTAGAAGTTCGGCAGTCCGTACCAGTACTGATAACCCGTGCCAATATCCAGGCGCAGCAGGCTGGCCTGCTGATGATTACCCAACGACTGCTGCGGCGTCAGACCCGCGGCAGCAAGCTGAGAAATGCTGTACTGGGTTTTAAAGCCGTTCGCAAGCCCAGGTGCCTGACCATTTGCCGGAACCGCGACCGTATCGCCTTTCACCCAGCCGTGGCCCTTGAAGTAGTTCGCCACACTACCGATGGCATCAACCGGATCCCACAGGTTAATGTGTCCATCGCCATTGAAATCAACGGCATATTGTTTATAGGAAGACGGCATAAACTGGCCGTATCCCATTGCCCCCGCGAAAGAACCTTTCAAATCGAGCGGATCGTCGCTTTCATCTCGCGCCATCAGCAGGAAGGTTTCAAGCTCACCAGAGAAGTATTCCGCACGACGAGGATAGTTAAACGACAGCGTCGCCAACGCATCCAGAATCCGCGTTTTACCCATCACGCGGCCCCAGCGAGTCTCTACGCCAATAATACCGACAATAATTTCCGGCGGAACTCCGTAGACCTGCCACGCACGGTTCAGCGCATCTTCATATTGATTCCAGAAAGCCACGCCGTTTTGCACGTTGTCAGGTGTGATGAACTGTTTGCGATAGCGCAGCCATGCGCCGTTAGGTCCGGCTGGCGGTTGAGTCGTCGGTGCCTGGCGGTCCATCAAACGCAATACCGAGTCCAGACGCTTGGCCTGCGACAGGATCTCCTGCAGCTGCTGGCGGTCGAAGCCGTGCTTGTTCACCATTTTCTCGATGAACTGCTGCGCGTTCGGATTATTGGCAAAATCGCCGCCCGTTTGCATGACGTTGTGCTGTGGCTCAAGCAGGAAGCCGCCGGATGGCGCACCCGTAGTCGTTTGAGTCTCTGAAGGTTTAGGTTTGCTGCTACAGGCAGCGAGCAGTACGAAAAGGGGGAGTAACGCTACATAACGACGCTTGAACATGAGACATCCATTAAACAAATTCAGCCTGGGAGAAGTATGGTAAAGCATCCTCCGCCATACAAGGAAGCGGTAGTCGCTCTCCTTCACAGAATTTACATCCCCTTTCATCTCTGACCATCACATTTGCGAGCTTTCACGCAAAAACTTTCAAATTAAAATATTTATCTTTTATTTTGAGATCAAAATAACACTTTTATATCTTTCAATCTGATTAAAATCAGCCACCGTTTGGCAAGATAACTAAAAATCCCTACAGGAGAGAATAATGATCGACACCATCACACTCGGTGCTGAGTGGTTTATCGGGCTGTTCCAGAAAGGCGGAGAAGTGTTTACCGGCATGGTGACCGGTATTCTGCCACTGCTGATCAGTCTGCTGGTCATCATGAATGCGCTGATTAACTTTATCGGTCAGCAGCGTATTGAACGTTTTGCCCAGCGTTGCGCCGGAAACCCGCTATCCCGCTATTTGCTACTGCCGTGCATCGGCACATTTGTATTTTGTAACCCAATGACGCTGAGTCTGGGTCGCTTTATGCCAGAAAAATACAAGCCCAGTTACTACGCCGCCGCGTCTTACAGTTGCCATTCCATGAACGGCTTATTCCCGCACATCAACCCCGGCGAACTGTTCGTCTATCTGGGGATCGCCAGCGGACTGACCACGCTGGGGCTTCCGCTTGGCCCACTGGCGGTGAGCTATTTGCTGGTCGGTCTGGTGACCAACTTCTTCCGTGGCTGGGTGACCGATTTCACCACCACTATCTTCGAGAAAAAAATGGGCATTCAACTTGAGCAGAAGGTACATCTGGCGGGAGCAACATCATGACACGTATTCGTATTGAAAAAGGCACCGGCGGCTGGGGTGGCCCGCTTGAACTGGATGCCGTTCCGGGCAAGAAAATTGTCTATATCACCGCAGGAACTCGCCCCGCGATCGTCGACAGGATAGCAAGCCTGACCGGCTGGCAGGCCGTTGATGGCTTCAAAGAGGGCGAGCCGCCGGAGAGCGAAATTGGTGTGGCGATCATCGACTGCGGCGGCACGCTGCGCTGTGGGATCTATCCCAAACGTCGTATACCGACGGTGAATATTCACGCTACGGGTAAATCCGGCCCACTGGCTCAGTATATTGTCGAAGATATCTATGTCTCTGGCGTAAAAGAAGAAAACATTACTGTTGTCGGCGAAGCGTCCGCCACGCCAACGCCCGCAAGCAGCAGCATGGGACGCGATTACGACACCAGCAAGAAAATTACCGAGCAAAGTGATGGTCTGTTGGCAAAAGTGGGGATGGGCATGGGTTCAGCCGTTGCGGTTCTGTTCCAGGCCGGGCGCGACACTATTGATACCGTCCTGAAAACTATTTTGCCATTTATGGCGTTCGTCTCAGCACTGATCGGCATCATTATGGCTTCGGGTCTGGGAGACTGGATCGCCCATGGACTCGCACCACTGGCCAGCCATCCGCTGGGACTGGTCACGCTGGCACTGATCTGCTCTTTCCCACTGCTGTCGCCTTTCCTCGGCCCCGGTGCGGTTATCGCCCAGGTTATCGGCGTGCTAATCGGTGTACAGATTGGTTTGGGGAATATTCCCCCACATCTGGCGCTACCTGCCCTGTTCGCCATTAACGCCCAGGCTGCATGCGACTTTATTCCTGTCGGGCTGTCGCTGGCCGAAGCGCGTCAGGACACGGTCCGCGTCGGCGTGCCATCTGTTCTGGTGAGCCGCTTTCTGACCGGCGCGCCAACCGTTCTCATCGCCTGGTTTGTTTCCGGCTTTATTTACCAATAAGAGGCACTCAAAAATGACCGTGATTTATCAAACCACCATCACCCGTATCGGCCAGAGCGCCCCGGATGCACTGTGCGACCAGATGCTGATTACCTTTCGTGAAGGCGCGCCCGCGGATATCGAGGGGTTTTGCTTCATCCATTGCCACGGCGAGCTGAACGGTTCGTTGCAAGCTGGGATCCAGTTTGAACTAGGCCAGCATCACTACCCAGTCACCGCCGTTGGCAGCGTGGCGGAACAAAACTTACGTGAACTCGGGCATATCACTCTGCGCTTTGACGGACTGAGTGAAGCGGAATTCCCCGGTACCGTACACGTTGCAGGTCCCGTACCGGACGGTATTGCGCCGGGCTGTATTTTGAAGTTTGTTGCTTAAGATTGAAGGAGATAAAGATGAATCAGGTTGCCGTTGTCATTGGTGGAGGCCAGACCCTTGGGGCATTCCTTTGCCGTGGGCTTGCGACAGAAGGATACCGCGTCGCGGTGGTGGATATTCAAAGCGATAAAGCCGCCAACGTGGCGCAAGAAATTAACGCCGAGTTTGGCGAAGGCACCGCCTACGGTTTTGGCGCAGATGCCACCAGCGAACAGAGCGTGCTGGCGCTGTCGCGCGGAGTGGATGAAATATTCGGTCGTGTTGATCTGCTGGTTTACAGCGCGGGTATCGCTAAAGCCGCGTTTATCAGCGACTTTCAGCTTGGGGATTTCGACCGCTCGCTGCAGGTCAATCTGGTTGGCTACTTCCTCTGTGCACGTGAATTCTCACGCCTGATGATCCGCGATGGCGTGCAGGGACGCATTATCCAGATCAACTCAAAATCAGGGAAAGTGGGCAGCAAACACAATTCAGGCTACAGCGCGGCAAAATTTGGCGGCGTGGGCTTAACCCAGTCACTGGCGCTGGATCTGGCGGAATACGGCATTACCGTGCATTCACTGATGCTCGGCAATCTGTTGAAATCACCGATGTTCCAGTCGTTATTACCGCAATATGCAACCAAACTTGGCCTTAAGCCAGATGAAGTTGAGCAGTACTACATTGATAAGGTTCCGCTTAAGCGCGGCTGCGATTATCAGGACGTGCTAAACATGCTGCTGTTTTACGCCAGTCCGAAAGCCTCTTACTGTACCGGGCAGTCCATCAACGTCACCGGCGGTCAGGTGATGTTTTAATGTTGAATTGCCGGATGGCGTCTGCGCTTATCCGGCAAAATCAAAGGAGTACAAAATGGTTTCCGCACTGATTACCGTCGCCGCTATCGCCTGGTGTCTACAACTGGCGCTTGGTGGCTGGCAAATATCCCGCTTTAACCGGGCGTTTGATAGGCTTTGCCAACAGGGTCGGGTTGGTGTTGGTCGCTCCGGTGGGCGTTTTAAACCGCGCGTGGTAGTCGCCATCGCGCTAAATGAGCAGCAGCGGGTGACCGACACGTTATTTATGAAAGGTCTTACGGTATTCGCCAGACCCGGCAAAATTGCCACGATAACCGGCAAACATCTTGATGATTTACAGCCTGATGTGATCTTTCCCCATGATCCGTTAGCACAGAATGCACTATCATTGGCGCTTAAACTGAAACATGGGTAATTTCGTTGTGAATGCTAATAGCTTGCGAAATTATCATTTTGCAACCTATACCCCAAATAATTCGAGTTGCAGGAAGACCAACGCACATGCAGCTTGAAGTATGACGGGTAAATACATAAGTCAGGGTAATCACGCCTATGAAACCTCGTCAGCGTCAGGCTGCCATATTGGAGCACCTGCAAAAGCAGGGAAAATGCTCGGTTGAAGAACTGGCCCACTACTTTGACACGACTGGCACGACCATTCGCAAAGACCTGGTCATTCTGGAGAACGCCGGAACCGTCATTCGTACCTATGGCGGCGTGGTATTAAATAAAGACGAATCCGATCCGCCAATCGATCACAAAACGCTAATTAATACGCATAAAAAAGAGCAGATTGCCGAAGCTGCCGTCCGTTTTATACACGATGGCGACTCTATTATTCTGGATGCAGGCAGCACCGTACTGCAGATGGTGCCGATGCTCACGCGCTTTAGCAATATCACCGTCATGACCAACAGTCTGCACATTGTTAACGCTCTTTCGGAACTGGACAACGAGCAAACCATCCTGATGCCGGGCGGGACCTTTCGCAAAAAATCTGCGTCATTTCACGGTCAGCTGGCAGAAAACGCCTTTGAGCAGTTCAGCTTTGATAAACTCTTCATGGGCACCGACGGCATTGACCTCAATGCCGGCGTGACCACTTTTAATGAGGTGTTTAGCGTCAGTAAAGCGATGTGTAATGCCGCTCGCGAAGTGATTCTGATGGCTGACTCGTCAAAATTTGGGCGCAAAAGTCCTAATGTTGTATGCAGTCTGGAAAGCGTCGACAAGCTGATTACCGATGCAGGTATCGACCCTGCATTTCGTCAGGCGCTGGAAGCAAAAGGGATTGAAGTGATCATAACCGGAGAAACCAATGAGTGATGCACTACTGAACGCGGGCCGTCAGACGTTAATGCTGGAACTACAGGAAGCCAGCCGTTTGCCTGAGCGACTGGGCGATGATTTTGTCCGCGCCGCCAATACTATCATCCACTGTGAAGGCAAAGTCATTGTCTCCGGTATTGGTAAATCAGGTCATATTGGCAAAAAAATTGCGGCGACCCTCGCCAGTACCGGCACGCCTGCCTTTTTTGTGCATCCGGCGGAAGCGCTGCACGGTGACTTAGGGATGATCGAAAGCCGTGATGTCATGCTGTTTATCTCCTACTCCGGCGGTGCGAAAGAGCTGGATCTCATCATTCCGCGCCTGGAAGACAAATCCGTCGCCCTGCTGGCAATGACCGGAAAACCGACCTCACCGTTAGGCCTGGCCGCCAAAGCCGTGCTGGATATTTCCGTTGAGCGCGAAGCCTGTCCGATGCGCCTGGCACCGACGTCCAGTACCGTAAATACGTTGATGATGGGCGATGCGCTGGCAATCGCCGTAATGCAGGCGCGCGGCTTTAACGAGGAAGATTTTGCCCGCTCGCATCCGGCAGGTGCGCTGGGCGCTCGTCTGTTAAATAAAGTGCATCATCTGATGCGCCGTGACGATGCCATCCCGCAGGTGACACTTACCACCAGCGTCATGGACGCGATGCTGGAGCTCAGCCGCACGGGTCTTGGCCTGGTCGCGGTCTGCGACGACCAGTCACTGGTGAAAGGGGTCTTTACCGACGGCGACCTGCGCCGCTGGCTGGTTGGCGGCGGAGCGCTCACCACTCAGGTTAGCGAAGCAATGACCCAGAATGGCATTACGCTGCAGGCGCAGAGCCGCGCGATTGACGCCAAAGAGATCCTGATGAAGCGCAAAATCACTGCCGCCCCGGTGGTCGATGAAAACGGTAAACTCACCGGTGCTATCAACCTACAGGATTTCTATCAGGCCGGTATTATCTAATCCTTCAACCCCAGACGCTTCGCCAGCCGGTGCAGGTTGGCGACGTCTGTTTCCAGCGCCCGCGCACTTGCCGCCCAACTATGGTTATTTTGTGCCAGCGCCCGGCGGATCATCTCCCGCTGGAACGACTCTGTTGCTTCACGCAGGTTGTGATGCTGTGGGATCTCCGCAACAACTTCCGCCGCCGGTGTTACTGGCGCTTCATCCTGCAGGGCAAAATGCTGCGTCTCCAGCACCACTTCATCCCCTGCTCTGGTCGCCCTTGCCAGAACCACCGCGCGGTGAATGGCATGTTCCAGCTCGCGCACATTCCCGGGCCAGGCGTAGCTCAACAGATGGCTACGCGCACCGGGGCTTAACACCACGCGGGACAGTCCCAGCCGCAGCCGACATTGCTCGCAAAAATAGCCTGCCAGTAGCACCACGTCTTCACCGCGTTCACGAAGAGGCGGTACCGAAAGGGGAAAGACGCTCAGCCGGTGGAACAAATCCGCACGGAAATTCCCAGCCAACACCTCTTCGCGTAAATCACGGTTCGTCGCCGCCAGCACTCGCACATCCACGCGCAAGCTGCGATCGTCACCTACGCGCTGAATATCACCGTACTGCAATACGCGCAGCAGCTTAGCCTGTAGCGCCAGCGAGAGTTCGCCTATCTCGTCGAGAAATAGCGTCCCATTGTCGGCCATTTCAAACTTACCGCTACGATTGCTGATAGCCCCGGTAAACGCGCCTTTTACGTGACCAAACAGTTCACTTTCGGCAACGCTTTCCGGCAACGCCGCGCAGTTCAGATACACCAGTGGATTCACCGCGCGCGGCGAACCTTCATGGATAGCTTTAGCCACCAGCTCCTTCCCGGTTCCCGTTTCACCGCTAATCAGCACGTTGAGATCGGACCCCGCCACAATCTCAATCTCTTTTTTCAACTGCATCATATTGGGCGACAGGCCAATCATCTGGGTTTCCGTCACCTGCTCAAAGTTGGTTGACGAACCTGGCAGCATATTCTGGCTTTCCAGCTGTTCAATCAGCAACGCATTGCTCAATGCGCCAGCCGCCAGCGCGGCAATCAGCCTAAGCTCCTCATCGCTGAAAACATCGAACTGATCGGGCTCCATGCCATCCAGGGTTAACGCACCAATCAAATTTTGACCGGCGAACAACGGCAGTCCAATACAGGCATGCACCTTCAGACTCTCCTGCCCCGGAATCAGACCATCATACGGGTCTGGCAAATCGCTGTCGGCAGGGAAACGAACCACGTCCCCGGCGCGGGCAATCGCCTCCAGACGCGGATGCCCTTCCAGAGTAAAGCGTCTGCCGAGAACATCCTGCGCCAGCCCATCGATCGCCAGCGGAATAAACTGTCGCGACTCGTAGCGCAGCAGTGCCGACGCGTCGCACTCCAGCACCTGACGCAAGGTGGTTATCAGTCGTTGAAAACGGTCCTGATGCCCAATACCGCTTTGTAATTCAATGGCGATGCCCGCCAGCACGTCTACGGAAAAGCTCATGGCTACCTCATTGTCATTTTGACAATTCATATTGTCATATTGACAATAAAACATATAGTCACTTTGACTACCACCTTATAGGTGGCAAAACAACTAATCCTTTAAAATCAAACAAATAAAAAGTTGGCACGCAACCTGCAATTAGCAAAGCATCTTTTTTGAAAAACGCTGAATTAATTGAGGTTGTTATGTCTATTCTGGTTAAAAATAACATTCATTGGGTTGGCCAACGTGACTGGGAAGTGCGTGATTTCCACGGAACTGAATACAAAACGCTGCGCGGCAGCAGCTACAACAGCTATCTCATCCGTGAAGAAAAAAATGTCCTGATCGATACAGTAGACCACAAGTTTAGTCGTGAATTCGTGCAGAACCTGCGCAGTGAAATTGACCTCGCGGATATCGACTACATCATCATTAACCACGCTGAAGAAGACCATGCCGGGGCGCTGACCGAGCTGATGTCCTGCATCCCGGACACGCCGATTTACTGCACCGCCAACGCCATTGACTCTATCAACGGGCACCACCATCACCCGGAATGGAACTTTAACGTAGTGAAAACCGGTGATTCGCTGGACATTGGTAACGGCAAGCAGCTGATCTTCGTTGAAACGCCGATGCTGCACTGGCCGGACAGTATGATGACCTACATGACCGGCGATGCGGTGCTGTTCAGTAACGACGCCTTCGGTCAGCACTACTGCGACGAACGTCTGTTTAACGACGAAGTTGACCAGACTGAACTGTTCGAACAGTGCCAGCGTTACTACGCCAACATCCTGACGCCATTCAGCCGTCTGGTTACACCGAAAATTACTGAGATCCTCGGCTTCAACCTGCCGGTCGATATGATTGCCACTTCCCATGGCGTGGTATGGCGCGACAACCCGACACAAATCGTTGAGCTGTACCTGAAATGGGCGGCGGATTATCAGGAAGACCGCATCACCATTTTCTACGACACCATGTCCAACAACACCCGCATGATGGCGGACGCGATTGCCCAGGGCATCAACGAAGTCGACCCGAATGTAGCGGTAAAAATCTTTAACGTCGCCCGTAGCGACAAAAACGAAGTTTTGACCAACGTCTTCCGCTCTAAAGGCGTGCTGGTCGGGACTTCCACAATGAACAACGTGATGATGCCGAAAATTGCCGGTCTGGTGGAAGAGATGACTGGCCTGCGTTTTCGTAACAAGCGTGCCAGCGCCTTTGGCTCGCACGGCTGGAGCGGCGGTGCAGTAGACCGTTTGTCCACGCGTTTGCAGGATGCAGGTTTCGAGATGTCACTGAGCCTGAAAGCGAAATGGCGTCCGGACCTGGATGCACTGGAACTGTGCCGCCAGCACGGCCGTGAAATCGCGCGTCAGTGGGCGCTGGCTCCATTGCCGGAAACAACCGTGAAAGCCATCGCCCAGGAAGAAGCCTGTGCGTGTGCCGCTGCGGCTGCGGCTGCCGCCGATCTTGGTCCAAGCATGCAGTGCAGCGTGTGCCAGTGGATTTACGATCCGGCGAAAGGCGAACCGTTGCAGGACGTTGCACCGGGTACGCCATGGAGCGAAGTTCCGGACAACTTCCTGTGCCCGGAATGCTCACTAGGTAAAGACGTCTTCGACGTACTGGCAACGGAGGCAAAATGAGTCACGGCATTGTCATCATTGGTTCGGGCTTCGCCGCCCGCCAGTTAGTCAAAAATATCCGTAAGCAGGATGCGAATGTTCCGCTGACCTTGATTGCCGCGGACAGCATGGATGAGTACAACAAGCCCGATCTCAGCCATGTTATCAGTCAGTCACAGCGTGCAGACGACCTCACCCGCCAGTCGGCGGGGGAGTTTGCCGAACAGTTTAATTTGCGCCTGTTTCCACATACCTGGGTAACCGACATCGACGCCGATGCCCACGTAGTGAAAAGTCAGGACAAGCAGTGGCAGTATGACAAGCTGGTGCTGGCGACGGGCGCTTCAGCCTTTGTACCGCCGGTTACCGGACGTGAGTTAATGCTCACGTTAAACAGCCAACAAGAGTATCGCGCTTGTGAAACGCAACTGCGTGACGCCCAGCGGGTGCTGATTGTCGGCGGCGGCTTGATTGGTAGTGAACTGGCGATGGATTTTTGTCGTGCCGGTAAAGCGGTAACGCTTATCGACAACGCCGCCAGCATTCTGGCTTCGCTGATGCCGCCGGAAGTCAGCAGTCGCTTACAGCATCGTCTGACCGATATGGGCGTACACCTGCTGCTGAAATCACAGCTCCAGAGTCTGGAGAAAACCAGCACCGGTATTCGCGCCACGCTCGATCGTAGCCGCAACGTAGAAGTCGATGCAGTGATTGCCGCCACCGGCCTGCGCCCGGAAACCGCACTGGCGCGTCGCGCCGGATTGAACATCAATCGTGGTGTCTGCGTCGACAGCTACCTGCAAACCAGCCACCCGGACATTTATGCTCTCGGCGACTGTGCGGAGATTAACGGTCAGGTGCTCCCGTTCCTGCAGCCGATTCAGCTGAGCGCCATGTATCTGGCGAAAAACCTGCTCGGCGGCAATGCGCCATTGAAACTTCCAGCCATGCTGGTAAAAGTCAAAACGCCAGAACTGCCTTTACATTTGGCCGGGGAAACCCAGCGCCGCGATCTGAACTGGCACATCGCCGCCGAAGCACAGGGGATGGTCGCAAGAGGGATGAACGACGAAGGCCAGCTGTGTGCGTTTGTCGTCAGTGAAGACCGCATGAAAGAGGCCTTTGCGCTGCTGAAAACGTTGCCCGTGTAAGTCTGTGATGCCGGATGGCGCCACTTCGCGTCTTATCCGGCCTACGACTTTGCCCGGCAACGCTGCTACTGATTTATTAACCTCACGCACATGGATGTGCGTTGCCACTTGTCGGTATGCCCCGACATGTTTTTCTTGCCCCGCCAGTCCCGGGGCTTTTTTTATTTTTGCGTCAACACCCGCGCCGCGGCAATCACGCCCTGTCCCAATGACAACCCGCCGTCGCCCGCCGGTAAACGCTGCGGGAACAGTAAGGTAAAATCACGCAGATAAAACGCCAGACGGGCCGACAATAAGCGGTTATGCATCACGCCACCGCTGAATAC
This window of the Citrobacter freundii ATCC 8090 = MTCC 1658 = NBRC 12681 genome carries:
- the norV gene encoding anaerobic nitric oxide reductase flavorubredoxin; this encodes MSILVKNNIHWVGQRDWEVRDFHGTEYKTLRGSSYNSYLIREEKNVLIDTVDHKFSREFVQNLRSEIDLADIDYIIINHAEEDHAGALTELMSCIPDTPIYCTANAIDSINGHHHHPEWNFNVVKTGDSLDIGNGKQLIFVETPMLHWPDSMMTYMTGDAVLFSNDAFGQHYCDERLFNDEVDQTELFEQCQRYYANILTPFSRLVTPKITEILGFNLPVDMIATSHGVVWRDNPTQIVELYLKWAADYQEDRITIFYDTMSNNTRMMADAIAQGINEVDPNVAVKIFNVARSDKNEVLTNVFRSKGVLVGTSTMNNVMMPKIAGLVEEMTGLRFRNKRASAFGSHGWSGGAVDRLSTRLQDAGFEMSLSLKAKWRPDLDALELCRQHGREIARQWALAPLPETTVKAIAQEEACACAAAAAAAADLGPSMQCSVCQWIYDPAKGEPLQDVAPGTPWSEVPDNFLCPECSLGKDVFDVLATEAK
- the norW gene encoding NADH:flavorubredoxin reductase NorW produces the protein MSHGIVIIGSGFAARQLVKNIRKQDANVPLTLIAADSMDEYNKPDLSHVISQSQRADDLTRQSAGEFAEQFNLRLFPHTWVTDIDADAHVVKSQDKQWQYDKLVLATGASAFVPPVTGRELMLTLNSQQEYRACETQLRDAQRVLIVGGGLIGSELAMDFCRAGKAVTLIDNAASILASLMPPEVSSRLQHRLTDMGVHLLLKSQLQSLEKTSTGIRATLDRSRNVEVDAVIAATGLRPETALARRAGLNINRGVCVDSYLQTSHPDIYALGDCAEINGQVLPFLQPIQLSAMYLAKNLLGGNAPLKLPAMLVKVKTPELPLHLAGETQRRDLNWHIAAEAQGMVARGMNDEGQLCAFVVSEDRMKEAFALLKTLPV